In a single window of the Drosophila ananassae strain 14024-0371.13 chromosome Y unlocalized genomic scaffold, ASM1763931v2 tig00000180, whole genome shotgun sequence genome:
- the LOC123258257 gene encoding uncharacterized protein LOC123258257: protein MIVNGRDYELLRRLKALTDDVALKTPDLLALARKTAKERISQCHEANAKVYNLRSRAVKLKEGDTIYARSFAQSNAAKKFSSKLAPVFVKAKIKKKISPIYYELVSDTEKQLGVYHLKDIKT from the coding sequence ATGATTGTAAACGGACGAGACTATGAGTTGCTTAGAAGGCTAAAAGCTTTGACAGACGATGTAGCTTTAAAAACACCGGATTTATTAGCGTTAGCTAGGAAGACGGCTAAGGAAAGGATCAGTCAGTGTCATGAAGCAAACGCTAAAGTTTATAACTTGCGTAGTCGTGCGGTCAAGCTAAAAGAAGGAGACACCATTTATGCCCGTAGTTTCGCGCAAAGCAATGCGGCAAAGAAGTTCAGCAGTAAGCTTGCACCAGTATTTGTCAAAGCAAAGATTAAGAAGAAGATAAGTCCGATTTACTATGAATTAGTTAGCGACACGGAGAAACAACTAGGAGTGTACCATTTGAAGGACATCAAAACATAA